The Luteolibacter sp. Y139 nucleotide sequence CGGCATCGGCCCCCCAGCCGATGCCGCCGCGTTCTGTCCCACCGGTTCACTGCTACCAGCCATTCGGAAGCCTCCTCTGTGGCTTCACGCGGTCAGCGAACCGGAAGTTTACACCCAGTGTTACAACACCCTGGCCCCGTGTGATCACACGAAGGGAATCAGTGGGGGACCAGCGTCTCATGACGAGGGCACGATTCGCCCGGATCTCCCGACAATCAATAGGGCATGATAACGAATTTTTTATGAGCGGATAACTCGCCGTAGTGCAACACGCCCAAATTCGGCAATCGGGATTGCCGAATGCGTTTTTCCCGGCGCAGAAAGTCTTCCACGTTGCTTAATGCGCCGCCAACCAGTTTGGACCGGTGCCGTGTTCGACCAGGATCGGCACATCTCCGGGAAGCGGCAGTGCGGTCTCCATGGCATGAAGAATTTGCGGGATGAGTTCTTCTTGTTCTGGAAGCGCGAGATCGAAAACGAGTTCGTCGTGGACCTGGAGAAGCATCCTGGTTTGGCGAGACGTCTCGCGGAGCAGGGCATCGATGCGGATCATCGCCAGCTTGATCATGTCGGCGGCGGTACCTTGGATCGGGGTATTGATCGCCGCGCGCTCGGCATTGCCGCGGATGGTCTGGTTGGCCGAGGTGAGATCGGGGAAATGGCGGCGGCGACCACTGAGGGTCTCGACGTAGCCTTTGTCGCGGGCCTCGGTGATGGTGCGATCCATGAACTCTTTGATCGCGGGATACTCCTTGAAGTAGTTGTTGATGATGTCCGCGGCCTCGCCGCGGGGGATGCCGAGGCGTTGGCTGAGGCCGAAGGCGGAGATGCCGTAGATGATGCCGAAGTTCACCATCTTCGCGCCGCTGCGCTGCTCGCGGGTGACTTCGCTTTCGGCGATGCCCCAGACCTTGGCGGCGGTGGCGGTGTGAATGTCGCGGTTCTCGCGGAATGCCTCGATCATCGAGACGTCGTTGGCGAGGGAGGCCATGACGCGGAGCTCGATCTGGGAGTAGTCGCAAGAAAGCAGCGTGAAGCCTTCGCGGGGGACGAAGGCCTTACGGATCTGGCGGCCGAGCGCGGAGCGGATCGGGATGTTCTGCAGGTTCGGATCGGTCGAGGCGAGACGGCCGGTCGCGGCGACGAGTTGGTGGAACTGCGTGTGGATGCGGTTCGTCTTCTGAACGATGTGGCCGGGAAGGGCGTCGAGGTAGGTGCCCTTCAGCTTGGTGGCTTCGCGGTATTCGAGGATCTCGTCGATGATCGGGTGTTTGCCGGCGAGCGAGGCGAGAGTGGCTTCGTCGGTCTTGAACTGGCCGGTCTTGGTCTTCTTCGCCTTGTCGGCGAGGCCAAGTTCGTTGAAGAGGATTTCCCCGAGCTGCTTGGGGGAGTTCAGGTTGAAGGGGCGTCCGACATGGGCGGCGATTGACTTCGAGAGTTCATCGATGCGCTGCTGGAGCTGTGCGCCGATCTCGACGAGGGCAGTGGGATCGATCGCAATGCCTTCCATCTCCATGCGGACGAGCACGGGCAAGAGGGGGCACTCGATGGCGCTGAAGACGTGCTGCTGTCCGTCTAACAGCGGGCGAAGTTTTCCCGCGATCTGCCAGGTGACGTCGGCGTCTTCGGCGGCGTATTCCGCCAGCGTGGCGAGTGGAATGGAGGCGATGTCGAGTTCCTTGGACGCCTTCTTGGTTTCGGCAAAGGCGAAGAGATCATCGCTGGCCGCGGGTGACGGGACGGCATTGGCGATGTCGATGAGCTTGACCGGCGTGTAGCCGAG carries:
- the polA gene encoding DNA polymerase I — translated: MSRLFLLDGMALVYRAHFAFIQNPIRNSKGVNTSALYGFINTLLTILEKEKPTHLGVAWDTSAPTPRHEKFPAYKAQRDEMPEELAAAIPNVKRLCRAFHLPLLEIDGYEADDLIGTLAKRADAEGIETYMVTPDKDFAQLLSERTFMWKPGKKGSEHEVIGVPQLPEIWGVKDPHQIIDLLGLMGDAVDNIPGVPGIGPKTAQKLIADFGSVENLLANLSSLKGKQKENLETYADQALLSKDLATIIIDAPIDVTWADLALSPRDDEAVKAIFTEFEFRTLTKRLFGESASTADAPAEASETTSPAPVFSHLKTIVEVPHTYHLADTQEKQAELFAQLAKQERFCFDIESTSLDRFAARLLGVAFSWNDYEGWYLPYSDSLLPDLRKALSSPAEKIGHNLKYDLCVLHQHGIEVAGPIFDSMLAHGLAFPDQRHTMDYVSETMLGYTPVKLIDIANAVPSPAASDDLFAFAETKKASKELDIASIPLATLAEYAAEDADVTWQIAGKLRPLLDGQQHVFSAIECPLLPVLVRMEMEGIAIDPTALVEIGAQLQQRIDELSKSIAAHVGRPFNLNSPKQLGEILFNELGLADKAKKTKTGQFKTDEATLASLAGKHPIIDEILEYREATKLKGTYLDALPGHIVQKTNRIHTQFHQLVAATGRLASTDPNLQNIPIRSALGRQIRKAFVPREGFTLLSCDYSQIELRVMASLANDVSMIEAFRENRDIHTATAAKVWGIAESEVTREQRSGAKMVNFGIIYGISAFGLSQRLGIPRGEAADIINNYFKEYPAIKEFMDRTITEARDKGYVETLSGRRRHFPDLTSANQTIRGNAERAAINTPIQGTAADMIKLAMIRIDALLRETSRQTRMLLQVHDELVFDLALPEQEELIPQILHAMETALPLPGDVPILVEHGTGPNWLAAH